The following is a genomic window from Acidobacteriota bacterium.
GCGTTGGCGTTTGTAGACCGCCAACTATTTTGCATCGGCTGCACTTTAAAATGAACTTGCAAGGACTCGGTGGCAGCGATTATTTTTTAATCCGATGCAAATCAATAAATCCATTGCAACTGTTTTCACGCCGCTTGATGATGGCACGGGCATCTTACTTAATAAAGAGACGAAATCCACCTACAGCCTGAATCGCACCGGGTCATTGCTTTGGAAATTGCTCGAAGAAGTCCACAGCGTGTCGCTTGACGACCTGGTGTTGATTACCTGTGAACGCTTTGATGTTGGCGAAGATGATGCGCGGCTGGCGCTGCTTGCCTTCGTTGACCGCCTGGAAAAATACCGCATGATTAAACTCTCCTGAAGTAATCGCCTGATAAATTCCGCAAGGTCGCCACTGTTTGTATAGTTTATTTTGAATTCGCGGATGCTTACCTGACGGCATTTGTCAGCCCGGTTATTCCAGTTTTTGTTACACCGATTTGGGGAAGGCGCAGTGCAGGCTTTTATTTTTAATAATTTAGGCTTACCCAAACAGGGCTGAGCCTTTGGCACGAGCCTTGCCAAATGAAACAGCGTATCTCGAAAGTATGCAGCAATCGGGGTCACGGGGGCGACGCAGATTGCTGCTAACTTAGGGAAGCGACAGAAGCACTTTCAATGAGCCACAGCGGGTTAGGGTCACGGGGGCGACGCTGACCTACTGTGGCTTACTTACATGCTCGACTCCCCCTGAGCAAAGCGCTTATTCAAAATATTTTTATCTCCCTTTAACGCTGTCTTAACAACTCAGGAATATAATCAACCTTCTAAGAGATGTAATTCTTGAAAGGAGTATGGGGGATTGATTATGAACAATTCGATTTCCAATATACAAAAAAACATCGCGTCATTTGTGCCGGGCGAAAATGTTGAAACCAGTTTCGGACCCGGTGTGGTTTCAAGCGTCAATCTGATTGATTCGCTGATTTATGTGGCTTTGTCACGCAAGCCCAAAGCGCTCTACATTTTCAAACCTGAACAATTGAATGAAGCAACGGCTGGCGTATAACAGAGCCTCACACTGGCTTGCGAATCAACTATCGCAAGTTGTTCAGGAGGCAATGATGGAATTTATGACCGTAACCGGAACGCAGGATGGTCGTCGCTATATCGCGATTTACCGAAAATGGTTTAACGAAAAATTGAGCGCCTGGGAACTCAATATGGTTCCGGGCACGTTGCGCTGGTTGAGCTGACGGCTTCCCGCAATTGATTTCAACCGCCATCAAGTAATCGAAATCAACCTCACCCACCCTTGAACGACGGCTCTTCGTCCTCTCTGAATTTGCTTATTTTCCCTTCAAATAGCCGATTTTATCGCTGCCAGGCATCCGTCATCTTTATTAACAAAGCGTTTTCCTAAGCCACGATTGACAATGCTTTCAAGCGTGTGCTAAAAGCAATCCCGTCAAGTAAGCATATAGTTTTTTCCAGCAGCAATACTCAATAATCGAAAGTTTACGAGTAAGAATTTCTGCGCGTTGACGCTCTCTTAAAATGCGCAAGTGCGGGGTTGAAAATGTCAGACGAAACCAAAGACCCTAACGCAACTCAAGACACGCCTCAGACGGAAGAACCGCCTAAACCGGAAGCGGTTCCGGCTTCTACAGAAGCCGCAGCCAAATCGCCAGACGCCAAACTCACCGAAACTGCCAACGTTGAGTCATCAGCGGAAGCCGATAAACCCGTCGATGCCAAGCCGGTTGACACACCCTCAACCGAAACTCAGACAAAACCTGAAGCGCCTGCTGAAGTATCAACAAAACCCGAACCCCCTAAAGCTGAAGCGCCCGCAAAACCTGCACCGCCGCCGCGTCCGCCCGCGCCGCCCAAAGCCACGCCGACGGCTGCCGCCGCAGGTGGACACAAACCGCCCGCGCCGCCCGCAAAAAAAGGGCCGGTCGTTACGGTTGAGATTACCGACGATCCGTTTATTGATAAAATTAAAGCTAAATTCGGTGATGCCATTTCAGAAGCG
Proteins encoded in this region:
- a CDS encoding PqqD family protein, translating into MQINKSIATVFTPLDDGTGILLNKETKSTYSLNRTGSLLWKLLEEVHSVSLDDLVLITCERFDVGEDDARLALLAFVDRLEKYRMIKLS